The DNA segment CGCTAGGAACTCCCCACCGGGTTGGCAACACCCATTTTCACCGGAAACGAAATTAAATCTCAGGCGTCGTCACCGGCAGCCCTGGCAAGGATCCACAGGAGGTCGGAAAGCCGGTTGAAATAGAGGCGGATGGCTTCGCCGACGGGTTCGCCGGATTCGTGGAGGATCCAGGTTTCCCGCTCTGTGCGGCGGGCGATGGTGCGGGCGAAATCGAGCCCGGCTTTCATCATGGAGCCTTCCGCGCCGGGTCTGGCCCAGCCGGTGAAGCGGATGCCGCGCGCCTCAAAAGCCTTCGCGGATTCCTCGATCCGCAGAGCATCCTCCATGGTCAGCGCGCCCTTGAACCGCTCCGCATAGCGTGGGACGTCCTCCGGCACGCAAGCCAGCTCCCCCATGAGGCCGACGAGCTGGGCCTGCACGCCATCGATGAGGCGGATGATTTCCTCATCATGGGCAGCGGCCCGTGCCAGCCCGAGGGCGGCGTTCAGCTCGTCCACGCAACCGAGCACGGCGACGCGCTGCGAGGATTTCCCGATCCGCCGCCCGAAAAGGAGGTCCGTTTCCCCGCTGTCGCCCCGCCCGGTGATGATGCTGCCGCTCATGGCGGAAAACCTAGTGAGCTGCGGGTTTCAGTCGACTCATTCCTCAGCGGGCCTAGACTGCCGCCGTGAAGCTGGCGAAGCTCAATGGCGGTCCCGAGATCTTCCACACCATCCAGGGTGAGGGGATCAGCACGGGCGCGCCCGCGGTCTTCATCCGCGCCTCCCGCTGCAATCTCCGCTGCTTCTGGTGCGACACGGACCACACGTGGAACTTCGAAGGAACGCCGTGGGCTCATGAAAAGGACAGCATCCCCGGCTACAAAAAGCACGTGAAGGAGGAGGCCACCTTCGAGATCGACCCTGCAGAGGCGGCGGAGCGCATCCTGGCTTACGACTGCGACCGGACGGTCATCACCGGCGGGGAGCCGCTGCTGCAGCAGGAGGATTTCCTGAAAGTCATCGCCCACATTCGCGCCGAGGACCCGCAGCACCAGTTCGAGGTGGAGACGAATGGCACGCGCATCCCCACCCCGGAGTTCGCCGCGGCGGTGAACCAGTTCAACATCTCGCCAAAGCTGGGAAATGCCGGCATGCTGGAAAAGACGCGCATCAATCCGGCGGCGCTGGCGTTTTTCACCCGCCACCCGAATGCCTGGTTCAAGTTCGTGGTGGCCACTCCGGCGGACCTGGAGGAAATCGAATACCTCATCCTGGAGCATGGCCTGCCCAGGAAGCGGATCCTGCTGATGCCGGAAGGTCGCACCCCTGCCGAACTGGACCGGTCTTCCGAATGGTTGGCGGAAATCTGCCGGGACCGCCGCTTCCGGTTCTGCGACCGCCTGCACGTCCGGATCTGGGGTGACAAGCGCGGGGTCTGAACCTTAATTTTTCGTGAAGAAGCGAGCAACTTTGTCCTGCGCTCCGGGTTTTCCCTGTGTAATCCCCAAGCCGACCATGAACCATTCCACTCCTCCGCCCGACGATTCCTGGGAGTCCGACGCCGTCTGGAACCTCCTCGACAAGGCCGAACCGTTGAAAGCGGGCGACTCGTTCGTAGATGATCTCGTGCGGATGGCCAGACAGGAACTTGCCCCTGAGCCATGGTGGAAGCGCCTGTTCGCCCCGGCCCCCATTGGTGGATTTGCCGTCGCAGCGGCTGCGGTGGCCATCGGGATCCTGTTCCTTTCCCAGCCCTCTTCCGGCCCCGTGCCCGGAGATTCCCCCCTCGCTACGGTGGAAACTCCAGTTCAAGCGGACCCCTACGATGACCTTCAGGACCTCGCGGAAACCGAGGCCCTGCTG comes from the Luteolibacter sp. SL250 genome and includes:
- a CDS encoding 7-carboxy-7-deazaguanine synthase QueE, whose protein sequence is MKLAKLNGGPEIFHTIQGEGISTGAPAVFIRASRCNLRCFWCDTDHTWNFEGTPWAHEKDSIPGYKKHVKEEATFEIDPAEAAERILAYDCDRTVITGGEPLLQQEDFLKVIAHIRAEDPQHQFEVETNGTRIPTPEFAAAVNQFNISPKLGNAGMLEKTRINPAALAFFTRHPNAWFKFVVATPADLEEIEYLILEHGLPRKRILLMPEGRTPAELDRSSEWLAEICRDRRFRFCDRLHVRIWGDKRGV
- a CDS encoding cob(I)yrinic acid a,c-diamide adenosyltransferase, with amino-acid sequence MSGSIITGRGDSGETDLLFGRRIGKSSQRVAVLGCVDELNAALGLARAAAHDEEIIRLIDGVQAQLVGLMGELACVPEDVPRYAERFKGALTMEDALRIEESAKAFEARGIRFTGWARPGAEGSMMKAGLDFARTIARRTERETWILHESGEPVGEAIRLYFNRLSDLLWILARAAGDDA